TGGTGAGCGCCAGCAAGCGATTGAGGAACGTGGTGATCGGCGGCAATTCGTCCTTGATGCCGCTCTCATCCGTCAGCTTGAGGCCAGTGGCGTCCTCGAACATCTGGAGCGAGCAGCCTTCGACCTTGCCGCGTACAAGTAGCAGATACAGCTGGCGCAGCGCATCTCGGGCGTAGTGGCTTTCCAGATTGTCCTCGGGCCGGAACAGGCCCTGGCCGCCGGTCTGGCGCTGGCCGCGCGTGATCGCCCCCAGCGTGTCGAGGCGGCGGGCAATGGTCGAGAGGAAGCGCTTCTCCGCCTTCACGTCGGTGGCGATCGGCCGGAAGAGCGGTGGCTGTGCCTGGTTGGTGCGATTCGTCCGACCGAGGCCCTGGATCGCGGCGTCGGCCTTCCAGCCGGGTTCGAGCAAATAGTGGACCCGAAGTCTGCGATTCTGTGCCGACAGCTCGGCGTGATAGCTGCGCCCGGTACCGCCGGCGTCCGAGAAGACGAGCACGCGCTTTGCGTCATCCATGAAGGCGGCGGTTTCTGCGAGATTGGCGGAAGCGGCCCGGTTCTCGACGGCGAGGCGGTCACCCCTGCGCACCACGCGCCGCGAACGCCCCGTGACTTCCGCCACAAGGTCCGTGCCGAAACGCTGCACGATCTGGTCGAGCGCCCCGGGAACAGGCGGAAGCGAAGCGAGCCGTTCGATCAGCTCGCCCCGGTGGGCGACGGCCTCGCGGCTCTCGACCGGCTGGCCGTCGCGGAAGACGGGGCGGGACGAGAGATTGCCCTCGCTATCGGTGAAGGGCTCGTAGAGCTGCACCGGGAAGGAATGGGCGAGGTAATCAAGCACGTATTCGCGCGGCGTGATGTCGACGCGGACGTCGTTCCATTCTTCGGTCGGAATCTCGGCTAGCCGTCGTTCCATGAGCGCCTCGCCAGTCGAGACGATCTGGATGACCGCGGCATGGCCGTGGGCCAGGTCCCGCTCGATGGAGCGGACCAGGGTCGGCGTCTTCATGCTGGTGAGCAGATGGCCGAAGAAGCGCTGTTTTGCGCTCTCGAAGGCCGAGCGGGCGGCCGACTTGGCCTGGCGGTTCAGCGTGCCGGTCTCGCCGGTGATGTTGGCGGCCTGCATCGCCGCCTCGAGGTGATTGTGGATGACGCTGAATGCGCCAGCATAGGCGTCATAGATCCGGCGCTGCTCGTCGGTGAGTTGGTGCTCGACCAGTTCATACTCGACACCGTCATAAGAGAGCGAGCGGGCGCTGTAGAGACCGAGCGCACGCAGGTCGCGCGCCAGAACCTCCATTGCCGCGACGCCACCGTCCTCGATCGCCTGCACGAACTCCGCGCGAGTGGCGAACGGAAATTCCTCGCCGCCCCACAAGCCGAGCCGCTGGGCATAGGCAAGATTGTGGACGGTGGTCGCGCCGGTTGCCGAGACATAGACGATCCGGGCGTTCGGCAGCGCGTGCTGCAGGCGCAGGCCCGCACGGCCCTGCTGCGAGGGCGCTACATCTCGCCGCTCGCCCTTCCCGCCGCCAGCATTCTGCATGGCATGGCTCTCGTCGAAAATGATGACTCCATCGAAGTCGGAGCCCAACCATTCAACGATTTGCCGGACGCGGGAAAGCTTCTCGCCGCGGTCGTCGGACCGCAGCGTAGCGTAGGTTAAAAATAGGATACCTTCGGAGAGAAAGATCGGGCGCCCTTGCGCGAAGCGCGAGAGCGGTGTGACGAGCAGACGCTCCATGCCGAGCGCCGACCAGTCGCGCTGGGCGTCCTCGAGCAACTTGTCGGACTTCGAGATCCAGACCGCCTTGCGCCGGCCCTTCAGCCAGTTGTCGAGGATGATGCCGGCGGACTGGCGACCCTTGCCGGCGCCGGTGCCATCGCCGAGCATGAAACCGCGACGGAAACGAATGGCGTTCGGCGCGTCGTCGCGCGCGGCCGTGACGAGATCGAAGGTTTCGTCAACTGTCCGTGCGCCCGCCAGATAGTCGCCATGCGCCTCGCCGGCATAGATCAGCGTCTCGAGCTGGGCGTCGGACAGGATGCCGTCACTGACGAGGTTCGCAGGTAGGCGTGGCCGATAGCTCGGCTTCGGCGGCGCGACCGAGGCCATCGCGGCCGACTGCACCAGCTTGGTCGGGTGCGCCTGCGCGCCTGGGAGCCGGATCGATTGGAGCTGGTATTCCTCGTAAATGGCGTCGCTGAGACGCGCGCCCTCGGGCGGCGTCCAGTCGATCGTCTCATAGACGAGGTCGACGGCTTCGGGATCAGCGACCGACGCCTCAGCCGAACGTGCAGCAGACCGTGCGAGATAGCCGCGCACGGTGCGAGGTGCCGGCGAGACCGACGCGGGAAGTGCGCTGTTCGATCCGACGGTCAGGCGCGCCGGCACGCGCTCGCCGATCCAGCGGAGAAGCGTCGCAATGTCGGGCGCGATCCCCGGCGAGTCCGGGAATGTGTGGCGGTCGTCTGCCGGCGCCTTGTCGATGACGGTCAGGCGCGTCCCGATCGTGGTGCCGTGCTTGGCATAGACCGCGCCGTTGATCGCAGCGGTGAACACCACGCGGCCGCGTTCCTGCAATCGGACGAAGGCGTCGCGCCAGGCTGAGGCTTCGGGTGAGAAGTTTGCGCCGGTGATCGCTACCAGCCGGCCACCATCGGCGAGACGCGCCAGGGCGGAGGCGATGTGACGGTACGCAGTGTCGGCCATGCGACCGGACACATTCGCCATCGCCGAGAACGGCGGGTTCATCAGTACGATGCTCGGGACGATCGCAGGATCCAGGTGATCGTCGATTTGGGCCGCGTCGAAGCGCGTGACAGGGACGGCCGGAAAGAGAGAAGAGAGCAACATAGCCCGGGTCTCGGCCAGCTCGTTCAGCACGAGGCTGCCGCCGGCGATCTCCGCCAGGATAGCGAGCAGCCCAGTACCTGCGGACGGCTCCAGCACGCGATCCGCCGGCGTGATGGCGGCCGCGGTCAGCGCAGCCAGGCCCAGCGGGATCGGCGTCGAGAATTGCTGGAAAGTCTCGCTTTCGGCCGAGCGGCGCGTGTGGGTTGGGAGAAGGCCGGCGACTTTCGTCAATGCGGAAAGCAGTGAAGCCGGAGAATCGGCTTTGCGGAACAGCGCCCTTCCGTACTTGCGCAAGAACAGGACAGTGGCAGCCTCACAGGCGTCATAGGCCATCTTCCAATCCCAGGCGCCCGTCGCATCGGATGCACCGAAGGCGGTTTCCATGGCGGCGCGCAGGATCGCGGCGTCGATGCGCCGGCCCTTCTCAAGATGCGGGAGGAGTTGCTCCGCCGCAGCGATGAAGGCCCTGGCGCCCTCGCGAGCGCGGACAGGCGAGATCGGCGCGGCCGGGTTGGCCGCGATCGGGGAAAGATCGGTCATGAGGGGATCCTTAAGGAGAGCGGGAGCGGACGAGCCGGCCGCGCTCTCTCTCGACCGCACCGGCTCAAACCCGTCCCGGCCTGCCTCTCACTCTCCGCCCGATGCCTTGAAACGTTCTGGGCGGGCCACTACCTGTGCTGTGTCAGGGTCGCTGCGCATTGCGCGGCAAGAACCGCTTGTGGCGCGAGCCTCAAGAGCTGAATGGCCTGGTCAACAGGCTGCCGCTGACCTGCCCCCGTGCTTTTGCGCGGGGCGGGTCTCGGCATGCGGTTCACGAGCCCCGACAAGACCATCGAACCGCTTCGTACAATGAAGGACGATTTGATGGCTCAGATTCTAAAATTTCCCAGCAAGAAGATCGAACCCGTAACCGTTCGCAGCGGCAGTAAGCACCGCATCAGCGTCGAAGTGCTCGACGATGTTCGGCCGCGACGCACGCGGTGGACGGTTCAGTTTGAGATCCAGGAAGCGGCAGGGCGTGCTGCCTTGAAAGGCTTTACCGATCGCGCCGTAGCCCAGGGCTATCGACATCGCTTCCAGGTAAGCAGCACGCGGGCGGTACGGCGGTTCGTGGCGGAGACGTCAGGTCTCGTCGCCGCCGGCAGGATCGCGATCTGGATCGATGGCCTGCGGGTGCAGCCGCGGGTGGCCCGCAGCGCATAAGAATAGGCTGGGGCGACATTCGTCGCCCCAGCCTATCTTTCTACTCGGCAGCGATCATGTGCGGCTCGTCCGGTTCGTCGGTCGGAGCTTCCTCGTCGTCGCCCGCGAGGAATTCCGGCAGCGCCGCGTCATCGCGCTCGGGCTCCGTGGTGTGGACGGTCGCCGCGTGGTCGGCGTCGGCCATTCTCAGAGGCTCGGGCAGCCAGCCGGTCTCGGCCAGGAGGCGTTCGGCCTCCTTGGCCATGTCGCCCTTCTTCAGATGGTCGATGAGCTGGGCGGCCCGCTCGCCGGCGCCTTCCCGCACCGCTTCCACGATGCGGCGCTTCGGCACCCGGCCGAGATAGTTCTCGACGGTCGGACGCCAACCGTCTTCCGCCATGTCGAGATCGACGGCTTTGGCGATGCGATCAGCCTCCCTGATGCGCTGCTCGACGGTGTGCGGCGTGACGCCGCCGCCGTAACGGTCGCCCTTCTCGTACAGCGCGTTGACGCCGAACGAGGCGCAGTGTGCAAAGAGTGCCGCCTGCTCGTCGCCGGTCAGGCCGGTGAGCCAATCCCAGAGGTCCGCCTTGTCCTTCGGCATCCGCTCCTCCCAGGTCTTGTGGCGCGCGTCGATCGCTTTAGCCGCCGGCGTGTTCTTCAGCCCCTCCGCCCGCACCGGGAAGCTGGCGCTGCGCACGGAGATCTCCATCGCCGTCCCATAGGAGAAATAGCGGGAAAAGACATCGAGGCAGAACTTGTGCAGCACCGCCTGGAAGGCGACCGAAGGCATGGTCGCCAACTTGTTACGCAGCGCCAGCGTGCGCTCCGCCGTGAGTTCGGTCAGCAGACGGTCGGGCAGCGGTTTGATCGCATCATCATCGTCGTCCTCGGGCTCCACGACCTGGCCCCCGACGGTGATGACGGCGCGCTGGACGACCGGCACCGAGCGCTCCGCGCCGTCTGGATCAACCGAGGCGGCTGATTCGCCGTCGTCGCCCTGCCCCGGCTCGACCACACGCACTTCGTCCTCCGGCCGCACATAGCCTCGATCGACCGACAGCCTGCCTTCGGCGTCGATGCCGACGAACGCGCCCGCGCGAGCAACATCGGCCGGCGGGTAAGTGACGGGTCGATCGTCGAAGGCGGCGATAGCCGTCTCGATCTCGCCAAGTCGCTGATCAACCTCGTCGGGCAGTTCGTCCACGCTGTCATACTCGGCTTCAAGCCTGGCATATTCGGTGGTGAGCGCCTCGATGGTTGTCTGCTCTTCGTCCGTGAGATCAGCGGACACGCCGTCCAGCTCGCGCAAGCCCCGGGTGTGGCCATAGGGGAAATCGGTCGCGGCGACCTCGATCCACTTCCAGCCTTCGGCAGCGATCGTTTCCGCCTCTGCCTTCAACTTCTCGGCGACCAGGCTATCGAGCAGAGCGACTTCCTCCAACCAACCGCCGTCGTCGGACTGGAAAAGGTCGCGCAGCACCACGCCGCCGGCCGCCTCGTAGGCCTTGAGGCCGACAAACACGGCGCGCCGGTCGGAAGCGCGCACCGTCTTCTCTGTCAGCATGCGGCGGATCTGATACGGCTCTTTCTGCCAAGAGCCGGAGATAGCCTGCCAGACCTGCAACTGGCGGCCATGATCAGTGGTGACGGTGAAGGCCATCAACTGCTCGAGCGACATGCCGTCATCGGCATAGACGTCGAGCAACTCGGGCGAGACCGCGGCGAGGCGCAGGCGCTGCTTCACCACGTTGACGGAGGTGAAGAAGGCAGCGGCGATGTCTTCCTCGGTCTGACCTTTCTCGCGCATTGCCTGGAAGGCACGGAATTGGTCGAGCGGGTGAAGCGGCGCGCGCTGGATGTTCTCGGCGAGCGAGTCGTCCTCGGCGAGAATCTCCGTCGTGGGATCGCGCACGACGCAAGGCACCGGCGCGCTCTTGGCCAGGCGTTTCTGCTTCACCAGCAGCTCAAGCGCGCGATAGCGACGCCCGCCGGCTGGGATCTCGAACATGCCGGTCTCGGCACCTTCGGCGTTCAGGACCGGCCGGACGTTGAGGCTTTGGAGCAAGGTACGCCGAGCGATGTCCTCGGCCAGCTCCTCGATGGAGACGCCGGCCTTCACACGGCGGACGTTCGATTGGCTGAGTACCAGCTTGTTGAAAGGAATATCGCGTGAGGACGACAGGGTGATCTTCTGAACGGCAGTGGCCATCGGGGTAGTCTCCGCGGCGGGCAGCCGAGAGACGCTCTCTCGACCTCCAACCCGCCGCGAAAACCGGCGCAGCCCTCTGCCTCTCTTCTTTCGGCGCCATCACAAGGTAACGATGGAGAGGCGCGTCACTCCCACTTCCGCTTGGCCCGCGCCGCGCCATAGAGGACCCGCTCCGCCTCCCGGATGCCGCCGGTCCGCCGTGCGGCCTCGACCCAGACCGAAATCGGGACCATGCCATCGAAGAGAATGTCGCGCTCGATTCCCATGCCGAGCGACAGACGGATCGCCGTCATCTCTGCCAGGCTGAACGACCCCAGTTCGGCTTCGCCGAGATCGATCAGACCGAAGAGAGTATCGCCGTCAGCGTCGAGCTCGGTCGCAAGCCAGACTCCCGCACCGAGCGGGTTGAAGAACTTGACCACAGGAACGTGGTCGACGTCGGGCTCACGGCCATTGGCGAGCAAACGCTCGCGCAGTTCGGCGGTCAGGAGGATCATGCCGCCCTCCTGTCGATGACGCATTGGGCCTGGTCGTCGGGCGGCAGAAAGCCGAGAATCCAATCGGCCGCCTTGCTAGCCTGCGACGCGGCGCGGACGACGGCGCGATTGTCCTCGCGTATCACGTCTAGCCAGGAGCCGATGTAATCGGCGTGCCGGACGGTCGGCACGATGCCGAGTGAGGCGCAGCAGAAGGCCGCGTTCATTTCAGCTACCAACTCTTCGAACGCATATTTCTTGGTGCCGAAGGTGCCGGTGAGATCGCGGCCAAGCCGCGAGGCATGGCCGGCGGCGTGACCAAGTTCGTGCAGAGCCGTGCGATGCCAGTTGATCGGCTCAAAATAAACGTGCGGCGGCGGTACCATGACAAAGTCGGCGTCCGGCGCGTAGTAGGCGCGATTGCCGCCGATCCGAAAGTCGACGCCGGTGGCCCGGATCAGCGCCTCGACCCGGGGCTCGATCAGGCCCGGCGGAGGCGGCGGCGCGACGATCGCCACGTCATTGGGCAGGCCGTCGCACTGCGCCGCATTGAAGACGGTGAACCGTTTCAGGAACGGGATAGTGGCGGCTTCTTCGCCGGTCTCACGCGCGCGCTTCTTCTCGTCGTCCGGCACGAAGCGGTCAGCATAGACGACGGTCGTGCCGTGCTCACCCTTTCGAACGTTGCCGCCGAGCGAGAGCGCCTGGCGAAACGTAAGCCAGCTCTGACCAGGATAGCCATGGGCGACTACGGCGCCCCAGAGAATCAGCACATTGATCCCCGAATATTGCCGGCCTGTGGCGGCGTTCTTCGGCATGGCGAGCGGCGCTTTCGCTGCAGCCGTTCCCCAAGGCTGGACCCATGGCACGCGGCCGGCCTCCAGCTCGCCGATGATCTTGTCGGTGATTTCGTCATAGAGGTTTGCTCGACTCTCGCTGGCGCGCGCTCGAACAGCATGTCTCGACATAGCGAGTCTCCGCGACGGGCGACGCGAGCCTCTCCCGCGACTTCCAACCCGTCACGGCCAACCCTGCCGGCACTCTCACTCTCTTATCGCGGCCGTTCATAGCGCACAGGCTGGCCGAATGGCGCTGACCGGTTCCGCGAGCGCGCGGCGTCAGGGATGGAAGCCCGAAGGGTGAAGACCTGCGAAGCAGGGCTTCAGCGCGGCCAACAGCCCGATCCGAAGGAAGACGCCATAAGGATCAAACCCCTGACACGGCATATATTTTTGTCGTTGTAGCAGTCTCCACCGGTCCGTTGTCTGCA
This region of Bradyrhizobium sp. CCGUVB1N3 genomic DNA includes:
- a CDS encoding strawberry notch family protein — encoded protein: MTDLSPIAANPAAPISPVRAREGARAFIAAAEQLLPHLEKGRRIDAAILRAAMETAFGASDATGAWDWKMAYDACEAATVLFLRKYGRALFRKADSPASLLSALTKVAGLLPTHTRRSAESETFQQFSTPIPLGLAALTAAAITPADRVLEPSAGTGLLAILAEIAGGSLVLNELAETRAMLLSSLFPAVPVTRFDAAQIDDHLDPAIVPSIVLMNPPFSAMANVSGRMADTAYRHIASALARLADGGRLVAITGANFSPEASAWRDAFVRLQERGRVVFTAAINGAVYAKHGTTIGTRLTVIDKAPADDRHTFPDSPGIAPDIATLLRWIGERVPARLTVGSNSALPASVSPAPRTVRGYLARSAARSAEASVADPEAVDLVYETIDWTPPEGARLSDAIYEEYQLQSIRLPGAQAHPTKLVQSAAMASVAPPKPSYRPRLPANLVSDGILSDAQLETLIYAGEAHGDYLAGARTVDETFDLVTAARDDAPNAIRFRRGFMLGDGTGAGKGRQSAGIILDNWLKGRRKAVWISKSDKLLEDAQRDWSALGMERLLVTPLSRFAQGRPIFLSEGILFLTYATLRSDDRGEKLSRVRQIVEWLGSDFDGVIIFDESHAMQNAGGGKGERRDVAPSQQGRAGLRLQHALPNARIVYVSATGATTVHNLAYAQRLGLWGGEEFPFATRAEFVQAIEDGGVAAMEVLARDLRALGLYSARSLSYDGVEYELVEHQLTDEQRRIYDAYAGAFSVIHNHLEAAMQAANITGETGTLNRQAKSAARSAFESAKQRFFGHLLTSMKTPTLVRSIERDLAHGHAAVIQIVSTGEALMERRLAEIPTEEWNDVRVDITPREYVLDYLAHSFPVQLYEPFTDSEGNLSSRPVFRDGQPVESREAVAHRGELIERLASLPPVPGALDQIVQRFGTDLVAEVTGRSRRVVRRGDRLAVENRAASANLAETAAFMDDAKRVLVFSDAGGTGRSYHAELSAQNRRLRVHYLLEPGWKADAAIQGLGRTNRTNQAQPPLFRPIATDVKAEKRFLSTIARRLDTLGAITRGQRQTGGQGLFRPEDNLESHYARDALRQLYLLLVRGKVEGCSLQMFEDATGLKLTDESGIKDELPPITTFLNRLLALTINLQGVLFTAFEQLLNTKVEGAIAGGVYDVGLETLQAESFVVTDRRTIYTHPATGAETRLLTITERRRNRPLTLDQVLDYLADARAVLLVNERSGRAAVQIPAPSFMLDDGEIETRVRLIRPMEHHYASQKMMDESHWQAAAREAFAAAWTGEVTDVPEFAESTRHIVAGLLLPIWKRLPNDSTRVYRLQTDEGERIIGRRVSPAWAANASMIGTTALTREAAFAALMEGRTVLDLGEDLQLRRVRVMGAHRIELSGFTDTMRDRLRAYGLFSEIISWKLRMFVPTDATGVAVLAKVIDHYPVERVGEREAA
- a CDS encoding ArdC family protein, yielding MSRHAVRARASESRANLYDEITDKIIGELEAGRVPWVQPWGTAAAKAPLAMPKNAATGRQYSGINVLILWGAVVAHGYPGQSWLTFRQALSLGGNVRKGEHGTTVVYADRFVPDDEKKRARETGEEAATIPFLKRFTVFNAAQCDGLPNDVAIVAPPPPPGLIEPRVEALIRATGVDFRIGGNRAYYAPDADFVMVPPPHVYFEPINWHRTALHELGHAAGHASRLGRDLTGTFGTKKYAFEELVAEMNAAFCCASLGIVPTVRHADYIGSWLDVIREDNRAVVRAASQASKAADWILGFLPPDDQAQCVIDRRAA
- a CDS encoding DUF2958 domain-containing protein produces the protein MILLTAELRERLLANGREPDVDHVPVVKFFNPLGAGVWLATELDADGDTLFGLIDLGEAELGSFSLAEMTAIRLSLGMGIERDILFDGMVPISVWVEAARRTGGIREAERVLYGAARAKRKWE
- a CDS encoding ParB/RepB/Spo0J family partition protein encodes the protein MATAVQKITLSSSRDIPFNKLVLSQSNVRRVKAGVSIEELAEDIARRTLLQSLNVRPVLNAEGAETGMFEIPAGGRRYRALELLVKQKRLAKSAPVPCVVRDPTTEILAEDDSLAENIQRAPLHPLDQFRAFQAMREKGQTEEDIAAAFFTSVNVVKQRLRLAAVSPELLDVYADDGMSLEQLMAFTVTTDHGRQLQVWQAISGSWQKEPYQIRRMLTEKTVRASDRRAVFVGLKAYEAAGGVVLRDLFQSDDGGWLEEVALLDSLVAEKLKAEAETIAAEGWKWIEVAATDFPYGHTRGLRELDGVSADLTDEEQTTIEALTTEYARLEAEYDSVDELPDEVDQRLGEIETAIAAFDDRPVTYPPADVARAGAFVGIDAEGRLSVDRGYVRPEDEVRVVEPGQGDDGESAASVDPDGAERSVPVVQRAVITVGGQVVEPEDDDDDAIKPLPDRLLTELTAERTLALRNKLATMPSVAFQAVLHKFCLDVFSRYFSYGTAMEISVRSASFPVRAEGLKNTPAAKAIDARHKTWEERMPKDKADLWDWLTGLTGDEQAALFAHCASFGVNALYEKGDRYGGGVTPHTVEQRIREADRIAKAVDLDMAEDGWRPTVENYLGRVPKRRIVEAVREGAGERAAQLIDHLKKGDMAKEAERLLAETGWLPEPLRMADADHAATVHTTEPERDDAALPEFLAGDDEEAPTDEPDEPHMIAAE